One segment of Vibrio orientalis CIP 102891 = ATCC 33934 DNA contains the following:
- a CDS encoding tRNA-binding protein, whose protein sequence is METIAYTDFAKLEIRTGKIIEVARHENADKLYIVQIDVGEKTLQTVTSLVPYYTEEQLMGKEVVVLCNLAKAKMRGETSECMLLCAETDDESESVLLTPERSMPAGVRIV, encoded by the coding sequence ATGGAAACGATCGCTTATACTGACTTCGCCAAGCTAGAAATACGTACTGGAAAAATCATTGAAGTGGCTCGCCACGAAAACGCGGATAAGCTCTATATTGTGCAAATTGATGTCGGTGAAAAAACGCTGCAGACGGTGACAAGTCTTGTGCCTTACTACACTGAAGAACAATTGATGGGCAAAGAAGTCGTCGTGCTGTGTAACCTAGCGAAAGCGAAAATGCGTGGCGAAACTTCTGAGTGCATGTTGCTTTGTGCAGAAACGGATGATGAATCGGAAAGTGTGCTACTTACCCCAGAGCGATCAATGCCTGCTGGGGTTCGTATCGTTTAA
- a CDS encoding gamma-glutamylcyclotransferase family protein: MTHYIFGYGSLMNSASRQLTGQTSQAEPATVTGLKRYWGKVDDSYILSPLVVDKGHGKVNGVLLAVSDQGLAEFDIRERGYHRIQIELNNIDSSLSFAQQDQVWVYVKDSPEPPCSLSPIMQTYVDTVLAGCLEISEQFAKEFVEHTIGWNFPLENDRHQPKYGNLAGVKSEHHNVIDALVAEARA; this comes from the coding sequence ATGACGCACTACATTTTTGGCTACGGAAGCTTAATGAATTCAGCTTCTCGTCAATTGACCGGACAAACATCGCAAGCCGAACCCGCAACGGTGACTGGCCTTAAACGCTATTGGGGTAAAGTTGATGACAGCTATATCCTCTCTCCCCTTGTCGTTGATAAGGGCCATGGAAAGGTCAATGGTGTTTTATTGGCTGTCAGTGATCAAGGGTTAGCAGAGTTTGATATTCGCGAACGCGGTTATCACCGTATTCAGATAGAACTCAACAACATTGACTCATCACTTAGCTTTGCTCAGCAAGATCAGGTCTGGGTCTATGTCAAAGATAGCCCTGAACCACCTTGCTCATTGAGTCCAATCATGCAAACTTACGTCGATACTGTACTTGCAGGCTGTCTAGAAATCTCTGAACAATTTGCTAAAGAGTTCGTTGAACATACCATCGGTTGGAACTTCCCATTAGAAAACGATCGTCATCAACCGAAATATGGCAACTTGGCAGGAGTAAAATCAGAGCACCACAATGTTATTGATGCTCTGGTGGCTGAAGCAAGAGCCTGA
- a CDS encoding NnrS family protein, producing MLNITDKKVEEAIPPVLRLGFRPFFLLGSIYAVIAIALWVWMFQTGQPSALNVPALWWHVHEMLFGFAMAIVAGFVLTAVQNWTGINGTKHHRLAILVMLWVIPRVLFWTPAPLWLISSIEALFLAFTAYEVGTRVVKAKGWRNLFFVPLFVLAIAANFASYATIKGMPPFPSSAVWHAMLWWFTMLLSIMGSRVIPFFTARRFNFEKPQPIVWLDWAANLPLVGLFVLSFFPMTFAQLGQPLMVISGLAHLVRVMRWQPWRTLSEPLVWSLHATYLCIPVSLLLRGLLTNPFMSHNMLHLFAIGAIGGVILAMIARVTMGHTGRAIYQGPNMSIAFAAIVFAAIVRSVGAAFFPAYLIEAVNISALLWVLAFTLYVARFGKMLINARVDGHPG from the coding sequence GTGCTTAATATTACTGACAAAAAAGTTGAAGAAGCGATTCCGCCCGTATTGCGTCTAGGCTTTAGACCATTTTTCTTATTGGGTTCTATATACGCGGTGATTGCCATTGCGTTGTGGGTATGGATGTTTCAAACCGGACAGCCATCAGCGCTAAACGTACCAGCCCTGTGGTGGCACGTACATGAGATGCTGTTTGGCTTTGCGATGGCGATAGTGGCAGGCTTTGTATTGACCGCGGTGCAAAACTGGACAGGTATCAATGGCACTAAACATCATCGATTAGCGATATTAGTGATGTTGTGGGTGATCCCACGGGTGTTATTTTGGACGCCGGCTCCACTATGGTTGATTTCTTCCATTGAAGCCCTGTTCCTCGCGTTTACCGCTTATGAAGTGGGAACACGAGTGGTGAAAGCAAAAGGGTGGCGCAATCTATTTTTTGTCCCTTTGTTTGTGTTGGCGATCGCAGCTAACTTTGCTAGTTATGCGACTATTAAAGGGATGCCGCCATTTCCTTCTTCGGCGGTTTGGCACGCGATGCTGTGGTGGTTCACCATGCTGCTCTCTATTATGGGTAGTCGCGTGATTCCATTTTTTACAGCGCGACGCTTCAACTTTGAAAAGCCGCAGCCAATTGTTTGGTTAGATTGGGCAGCTAACTTGCCTTTAGTGGGTCTGTTTGTTTTAAGCTTTTTCCCGATGACATTTGCTCAGCTTGGTCAACCGTTGATGGTGATCTCTGGTCTGGCTCATCTCGTAAGAGTGATGCGTTGGCAGCCGTGGCGCACCTTAAGTGAGCCGCTGGTTTGGTCTTTGCACGCAACGTATCTGTGTATTCCGGTGAGTTTGTTATTGCGCGGCTTACTGACCAATCCGTTTATGAGTCACAATATGCTACACCTATTTGCCATTGGTGCGATTGGTGGGGTGATTCTCGCCATGATCGCTCGTGTCACCATGGGCCATACTGGTCGTGCTATCTATCAAGGGCCGAATATGAGCATTGCTTTTGCAGCGATCGTTTTTGCGGCAATTGTACGTAGTGTTGGCGCTGCTTTCTTCCCAGCCTACCTGATTGAAGCCGTGAATATCAGCGCTTTGTTGTGGGTGCTAGCGTTTACTTTGTATGTGGCGAGATTTGGCAAGATGTTGATTAATGCCCGCGTCGATGGGCATCCGGGTTAA
- the glpD gene encoding glycerol-3-phosphate dehydrogenase gives MSIQHNATASNASEILDLIVIGGGINGAGIAADAAGRGLSVGLYEANDFASATSSASSKLIHGGLRYLEHYEFRLVSEALAEREVLLRKAPHVARPMRFRLPHRPFLRPAWMIRCGLFLYDNLGKRTTLPASKGVDLSKSGLLKPEMKKGFEYSDCWVDDARLVLLNVLAAKENNAEIRNYCRVEKAHRANGIWHVTVHDVMTDQRFERKAKTLVNAAGPWVKQFFDDGLEQASPRNIRLIKGSHIVVPRIHDEPQAYILQNKDNRIVFMIPYLDKFSIIGTTDVEYKGDPREVAISDDEVDYLIDIVNQHFVKQLDRDDVVWTYSGVRPLCDDESDSPQAITRDYTLELDAELDQAPLLSVFGGKLTTYRKLGEAALKKLEPYLSNMGSPWTANQTLPGGNFSCSREQLAQTIQAKYSWLPEALILRYVTQFGTYTWKMLDGKTSLADMGTEFSQGAQGVYQLEIDYLFNHELAVTQEDILWRRTKLGLYLSEEEQSAIADYIRQSLQDKVVTINEINKAG, from the coding sequence ATGAGTATCCAACACAATGCGACTGCATCGAATGCATCAGAAATTCTCGACTTGATCGTTATCGGTGGTGGCATTAATGGCGCAGGCATCGCAGCAGACGCTGCCGGCCGTGGTCTTTCTGTCGGTTTATATGAAGCCAATGATTTTGCTTCAGCAACATCCTCTGCCAGCTCAAAACTGATCCATGGTGGATTACGTTATCTTGAGCACTATGAATTTCGCTTAGTCTCAGAAGCACTTGCAGAGCGTGAAGTGCTATTGAGAAAAGCACCTCATGTCGCTAGACCGATGCGTTTTCGTTTACCCCATCGCCCATTTTTACGCCCAGCGTGGATGATTCGCTGTGGCTTATTCCTTTACGATAACTTGGGGAAACGTACCACCTTACCAGCAAGTAAAGGGGTGGATTTATCTAAGTCTGGCCTGCTCAAACCAGAAATGAAGAAAGGCTTTGAGTACTCAGATTGCTGGGTGGATGATGCTCGTTTAGTACTATTAAACGTCCTCGCAGCCAAGGAAAACAACGCTGAAATTCGCAACTATTGCCGAGTAGAAAAAGCGCACCGAGCGAACGGTATTTGGCATGTCACGGTGCACGATGTGATGACCGATCAGCGCTTCGAGCGTAAAGCCAAAACATTAGTTAACGCCGCAGGCCCTTGGGTAAAACAATTCTTCGATGATGGTTTAGAACAAGCTTCGCCACGTAACATTCGTCTAATTAAAGGCTCACACATTGTTGTGCCACGCATCCATGACGAGCCACAAGCCTACATCCTGCAAAACAAAGATAATCGTATCGTGTTTATGATCCCTTATCTGGATAAGTTTTCGATCATCGGCACGACTGATGTTGAGTACAAGGGCGATCCTAGAGAAGTCGCCATTTCCGATGATGAAGTCGATTACTTGATTGATATCGTCAACCAGCACTTCGTTAAACAACTAGATCGTGACGATGTAGTATGGACTTACAGTGGTGTTCGCCCACTGTGTGATGATGAATCAGACTCACCGCAAGCAATCACTCGCGACTACACCTTAGAATTGGATGCAGAACTCGACCAAGCTCCATTGCTGTCCGTGTTTGGCGGTAAGCTCACTACCTATCGTAAACTGGGCGAGGCAGCACTGAAAAAGCTTGAGCCGTATTTATCGAATATGGGCAGCCCTTGGACCGCGAATCAAACCTTACCAGGTGGTAACTTTAGCTGTAGCCGAGAACAACTCGCTCAAACGATCCAAGCCAAATACTCATGGTTGCCTGAAGCTTTGATCCTGCGTTATGTGACTCAATTTGGTACCTATACGTGGAAAATGCTTGATGGTAAAACTAGCCTTGCCGATATGGGAACCGAGTTTTCGCAAGGTGCTCAAGGTGTTTATCAGCTCGAAATTGATTACTTGTTCAACCACGAACTGGCAGTCACTCAAGAGGATATCTTGTGGCGCCGTACTAAACTGGGTCTCTATCTATCTGAGGAAGAACAAAGCGCCATTGCCGACTACATTCGCCAATCACTGCAAGACAAAGTAGTGACCATAAATGAAATCAATAAAGCGGGCTAA
- a CDS encoding DeoR/GlpR family transcriptional regulator — translation MKQIPRHQQIIELVQKQGYVSTDELVEKFNVSPQTIRRDLNELADDNKIRRYHGGATIPLSSENTSYTTRKSMNFNEKDLIAEELVKHIPDGATLFIDIGTTPEAVARALNKNHKQLRVVTNNINVATILLPNPEFKVILAGGEVRNRDGGIVGEATLDFVKQFRLDFGILGISGIDFDGSLLDFDYHEVRVKQAIIENSRSVFLAVDHTKFGRNAMVKLGNISQLHMLFTNRQPPKEIQTILKEHSIPLEVIESYSAE, via the coding sequence GTGAAGCAAATACCAAGACACCAGCAGATCATTGAGCTGGTTCAAAAGCAGGGCTACGTCAGCACGGATGAACTGGTAGAGAAGTTTAATGTTAGCCCGCAAACTATCCGCCGCGATCTCAATGAGCTTGCCGATGATAATAAAATTCGCCGATACCACGGCGGCGCAACGATTCCACTAAGCTCAGAAAACACCAGCTACACAACACGTAAGTCAATGAACTTTAATGAAAAAGATCTTATTGCCGAAGAGTTGGTTAAACATATTCCAGACGGTGCCACACTGTTTATTGATATCGGTACCACGCCTGAAGCGGTTGCGCGCGCACTGAACAAAAACCATAAGCAGTTACGTGTTGTGACCAACAATATTAACGTAGCCACTATTTTGCTGCCTAATCCTGAGTTCAAAGTCATTTTGGCCGGTGGTGAAGTTCGTAATCGCGACGGCGGTATCGTGGGTGAAGCAACACTCGACTTTGTTAAGCAGTTCCGTTTAGATTTCGGTATTCTCGGTATCAGTGGCATCGACTTTGACGGCTCACTACTCGATTTCGATTACCATGAAGTAAGAGTCAAACAAGCGATTATAGAGAACAGTCGCAGCGTCTTCTTAGCCGTTGACCATACCAAGTTTGGCCGTAATGCCATGGTTAAGCTCGGTAACATTTCTCAGCTGCACATGCTGTTTACCAACCGACAGCCTCCAAAAGAAATTCAAACCATTCTCAAAGAGCACTCGATTCCATTGGAAGTTATCGAAAGTTATTCAGCCGAATAA
- the glpK gene encoding glycerol kinase GlpK produces the protein MTEQKYIVALDQGTTSSRAVILDHDANIVSVAQREFTQIYPKAGWVEHDPLEIWATQSSTLVEALGKSGIRSDQLAGIGITNQRETTVVWNKETGKPVYNAIVWQCRRTADICEDLKERGLEDYVRDNTGLVLDPYFSGTKVKWILDNVEGAREDAEAGKLLFGTVDTWLVWKMTQGRVHVTDYTNASRTMLFNINDLCWDQKMLDELGIPASMMPEVKRSSEVYGQTNIGGKGGTRIPIAGIAGDQQAALYGQMCVEAGQAKNTYGTGCFLLMNTGQEKVTSQNGLLTTLACGPTGEPAYALEGAVFMGGASIQWLRDEMKLLADAKDSEYFATKVDSSNGVYVVPAFTGLGAPYWDAYARGTIVGLTRGVNSNHIIRATLEGIAYQTRDVLDAMQADSGIKLANLRVDGGAVANNFLMQFQSDVLDTEVHRPEVTEVTALGAAYLAGLAVGYWNNIDELQGKAVLDRTFLPHHDEEKRSRRYKGWKRAVKCAQTWAEMHNDED, from the coding sequence ATGACCGAGCAAAAGTACATTGTCGCCCTAGACCAAGGCACAACCAGCTCTCGCGCCGTAATCCTAGACCACGATGCGAATATCGTTAGCGTAGCGCAGCGTGAGTTCACACAAATTTATCCTAAAGCAGGCTGGGTTGAACACGATCCTCTCGAAATCTGGGCAACGCAAAGCTCAACACTGGTTGAAGCATTAGGCAAGTCGGGCATCCGCAGCGACCAATTAGCGGGTATTGGTATCACTAACCAACGTGAAACCACTGTCGTTTGGAACAAAGAAACCGGTAAACCTGTTTACAACGCAATTGTTTGGCAATGCCGCCGTACTGCTGACATCTGTGAAGATTTAAAAGAGCGCGGCCTTGAAGATTACGTACGTGACAACACCGGTTTAGTGCTAGACCCTTATTTCTCAGGCACTAAAGTAAAGTGGATTCTTGATAACGTAGAAGGCGCTCGTGAAGATGCTGAAGCAGGTAAACTACTGTTTGGTACCGTCGATACTTGGCTAGTCTGGAAGATGACTCAAGGCCGTGTTCATGTCACGGATTACACCAACGCATCTCGTACTATGCTCTTCAACATCAACGACCTTTGCTGGGATCAGAAAATGCTAGATGAGCTTGGTATCCCAGCTTCAATGATGCCAGAAGTGAAGCGTTCATCGGAAGTTTACGGCCAAACCAACATTGGTGGTAAAGGCGGTACGCGTATTCCTATTGCTGGTATTGCCGGTGACCAGCAAGCCGCACTGTATGGTCAAATGTGTGTTGAAGCAGGACAAGCGAAAAACACTTACGGAACAGGTTGTTTCTTGTTAATGAATACCGGCCAAGAGAAAGTAACCTCGCAAAATGGTCTACTGACAACGCTAGCTTGTGGTCCAACAGGTGAGCCTGCTTACGCTCTTGAAGGTGCAGTCTTTATGGGCGGCGCTTCAATCCAATGGCTACGTGATGAAATGAAACTTCTCGCGGACGCAAAAGATTCAGAGTACTTCGCAACTAAAGTCGACTCTTCTAACGGTGTGTATGTGGTTCCGGCCTTCACTGGTCTTGGCGCACCCTATTGGGATGCCTACGCTCGTGGCACTATCGTTGGTCTAACACGTGGTGTTAACTCTAACCACATTATCCGCGCAACGTTGGAAGGTATCGCTTACCAAACTCGTGATGTACTTGACGCAATGCAAGCAGATTCGGGCATTAAGTTAGCTAACTTGCGCGTTGATGGCGGTGCTGTGGCGAATAACTTCCTAATGCAGTTCCAATCAGATGTGTTAGATACTGAAGTTCACCGCCCTGAAGTGACCGAAGTAACGGCTCTCGGTGCTGCTTATCTAGCGGGTTTAGCAGTAGGCTACTGGAACAATATCGACGAACTACAAGGTAAAGCGGTATTGGATCGTACTTTCCTTCCTCACCATGACGAAGAAAAACGCAGCCGTCGCTACAAAGGTTGGAAACGCGCGGTAAAATGTGCGCAGACCTGGGCTGAGATGCACAACGACGAAGATTAA
- a CDS encoding MIP/aquaporin family protein: MTTNKQPTLLGECLAEFIGTGLLIFFGVGCVAALVLTGATFGQWEISIMWGFGVAIAIYCTAGVSGAHINPAVTIALAAFHGFDKAKVIPYIISQLLGAFCSAALVYALYSNLFTDYEIAHGFARDSKDALATAGIFSTYPHASLSFFGAFAVEFVITAVLMFVILALGDESNGASRGAMNPLLIGILIAVIGGSLGPLTGFAMNPARDFGPKLFAYFAGWEYALTGAKDIPYFIVPILAPIAGACFGGWLYPKAIAAYLPQQGQGCTIPNQCDNEDEAQEARA; the protein is encoded by the coding sequence ATGACAACGAACAAACAACCTACCCTACTAGGTGAATGCTTGGCCGAGTTTATCGGTACCGGACTACTGATCTTTTTTGGCGTTGGCTGCGTGGCTGCTTTGGTATTAACCGGGGCAACATTTGGACAATGGGAAATTAGTATCATGTGGGGCTTCGGGGTCGCCATCGCTATTTATTGTACTGCCGGAGTGTCAGGAGCACACATTAACCCAGCTGTAACCATCGCCCTTGCGGCATTCCATGGTTTTGATAAAGCGAAAGTCATTCCTTACATCATTTCACAGCTATTAGGTGCGTTCTGCTCTGCGGCACTCGTTTACGCCCTGTACAGCAACCTATTTACTGACTACGAAATCGCTCATGGTTTTGCTCGTGACAGCAAAGACGCATTAGCAACGGCAGGTATTTTCTCAACATACCCACACGCTTCACTCTCTTTCTTCGGCGCTTTTGCTGTGGAATTTGTTATTACTGCTGTTCTGATGTTCGTTATTTTGGCTTTGGGTGATGAAAGTAATGGTGCTTCTCGCGGTGCAATGAACCCACTGCTGATCGGTATTCTTATTGCTGTGATTGGTGGCTCTTTAGGCCCACTAACTGGCTTCGCGATGAACCCGGCTCGTGACTTTGGTCCAAAGCTATTCGCTTACTTTGCTGGTTGGGAATACGCACTAACAGGTGCTAAAGATATTCCATACTTCATCGTTCCTATTCTTGCTCCTATCGCTGGTGCTTGTTTCGGTGGTTGGTTATACCCGAAAGCAATCGCGGCTTACTTACCTCAACAAGGTCAAGGCTGTACGATTCCAAACCAATGCGATAATGAAGACGAAGCTCAAGAAGCACGCGCATAA